In Solanum pennellii chromosome 7, SPENNV200, the following are encoded in one genomic region:
- the LOC107024961 gene encoding uncharacterized protein LOC107024961 — protein MEVDLRENESFKNNPKPLTLTDIRSFLGLAGYYRRFVKGFSSIAAPLTALMKKIIKYEWAETCEKSSQDLEDRLTSAPVLTFPKYAVEALLESSAYGCVHRPQESLVCVHAEGVESTSGKMVGDVEGL, from the exons ATGGAGGTAGATCTCAGGGAGAATGAGTCTTTTAAGAACaacccaaaacctcttactctcACAGATATccgtagcttcttgggattggctggttattatcgCAGATTCGTgaagggtttttcttccattgctgctcCACTCACAGCCTTgatgaagaaaataattaagtatgaATGGGcagagacttgtgagaagagttccCAGGATCTCGaagacagactcacttcagcacCGGTGCTTACTTTTCCTAAGTATG ctgtggaggcactacttgaaTCTAGTGCAtatggatgtgttcacagaccacaagagtctctaGTATGTGTTCAcgcagagggagttgaatctacgtcagggAAGATGGTTGGAgatgttgaaggactatga
- the LOC107024960 gene encoding uncharacterized protein LOC107024960 → MKILLQTTSQERDTMKDLLAMMTNLCQKIEKIETDVQNLKANSQQHDSKHAELRRTADGKQPEIEGDDGKLRKTHNNVCLDTAAGTSKRINEKPKNTNLNQLFAKPFTQKPQMQIPVEPQTSTYAVSLQNDKKRYNYITQSYIENIYKIQTYLNLNPRSTQTKNPEEDYITQKLQGYNKLIAQPKTNPNLVKTCYNYGLLNTVYTYTGEEIAGIPELHRAFLTYKRITKGNLFYIKCYTAPAEILYEEIKSPIQVVKIGLTRDMIIPKEIEKQNEIPKVEIPNFYANKRIIGIATIIQELANNYLNGNAIWSYYARDQVMIYANSKELRKSDMDEVQRWILSLLKPEEQPSTRALKKGFISEELLVRYCKLISNKYPDHKCSKCNGEDNVIPTVDLGKRTKLQKKKEKMNTRRNVGGEIGGASAEVNQVRPQAPTVGMEMHVNPV, encoded by the exons ATGAAAATCTTATTGCAGACTACCTCTCAAGAAAGAGATACAATGAAAGATCTATTGGCAATGATGACAAATCTATgccaaaaaatagaaaagatagAGACAGATGTACAAAATCTGAAAGCTAacagtcagcagcatgactcaAAACATGCGGAGCTACGTCGTACGGCAGACGGAAAACAGCCAGAGATAGAAGGAGATGATGGGAAACTCCGAAAAACCCATAACAATGTTTGTTTAGATACAGCTGCAGGTACAAGCAAAAGAATTaatgaaaaaccaaaaaatacaaatttaaaccaGCTATTTGCAAAACCATTTACCCAAAAACCACAAATGCAGATACCAGTAGAACCGCAAACATCTACCTACGCAGTTAGCCTACAAAATGACAAAAAGAGATATAACTACATTACACAATCCtacattgaaaatatatacaaaatccAGACATATTTAAACCTAAACCCAAGATCTACACAAACAAAAAATCCCGAAGAAGACTATATAACCCAGAAACTACAAGGATATAACAAACTTATTGCACAACCTAAGACCAATCCCAACCTAGTAAAAACATGTTATAACTACGGACTACTAAATACAGTATACACATATACCGGAGAAGAAATAGCCGGAATACCAGAACTACATAGagcatttttaacatataaaagaaTTACCAAAGGAAATTTATTCTATATAAAATGTTATACAGCACCAGCAGAGATACTATACGAAGAGATAAAATCACCAATACAGGTGGTAAAGATAGGATTAACCAGAGATATGATTATTCCAAAAGAGatagaaaaacaaaatgagATACCAAAAGTAGAAATACCTAACttttatgcaaataaaagaataattggtATAGCTACAATTATACAAGAGTTagcaaacaattatttaaatggCAATGCCATTTGGAGCTATTATGCAAGAGATCAGGTGATGATTTATGCAAACTCCaaagaattaagaaaatcaGATATGGATGAAGTTCAGAGATGGATTTTGTCATTGCTAAAACCAGaagaacaaccatctacaaGAGCTTTGAAGAAAGGATTTATTTCAGAAGAATTATTAGTAAGATATTGCAAACTTATCAGCAACAAATACCCAGATCATAAATGCTCCAAGTGCAACGGAGAAGATAATGTGATACCTACAGTTGATTTAGGAAAAAGAACtaagctacaaaaaaaaaaaga aaagatgaatacgaggagaaacgTAGGaggagagattggaggagcatCTGCTGAGGTAAATCAAGTTCGTCCCCAGGCTCCAACTGTTGGAATGGAGATGCATGTTAATCCAGTTTAG
- the LOC107024691 gene encoding uncharacterized protein LOC107024691, producing the protein MKISLQITYQEKGTQTEPDTTEEILKAINTLSTKVDSMGKELQNLKANSQQHDYKYAELRQHTELRRSEDAKIPELQGDDGKLRKTHNNVCLDTAAGTSKRVTEKSKNTNLNQLFAKPFTQKPQMQIPVEPQTSTYAVSLQNDKKRYNYITQSYIENIYKIQTYLNLNPKSTQTKNPEEDYITQKLQGYNKLIAQPKTNPNLVKTCYNYGLLNTAYTYTGEEIAGIPELHKAFLTYKRITKGNLFYIKCYTAPAEILYEEIKSPIQVVKIGLTRDMIIPEEIEKQNEIPKVEIPNFYANKRIIGIATIIQELANNYLNGNAIWSYYARDQVMIYANSKELRKSDMDEVQRWILSLLKPEEQPSTRALKKGFISEELLVRYCKLISNKYPDHKCSKCNGEDNVIPTVDLGYLQLI; encoded by the coding sequence atGAAAATCTCGTTGCAGATTACCTATCAAGAAAAAGGAACACAAACTGAACCAGATACAACAGAAGAAATACTCAAAGCTATTAATACACTTTCTACGAAGGTGGATAGTATGGGAAAAGAGTTACAAAATCTAAAAGCTaatagtcagcagcatgactataaATATGCGGAGCTACGCCAACATACAGAGTTACGTCGATCGGAAGACGCTAAAATTCCAGAGCTACAAGGAGACGATGGGAAACTCCGAAAAACCCATAACAATGTTTGTTTAGATACAGCTGCAGGTACAAGCAAAAGAGTTACTGAGAaatcaaaaaatacaaatttaaaccaGCTATTTGCAAAACCATTTACCCAAAAACCACAAATGCAGATACCAGTAGAACCGCAAACATCTACCTACGCAGTTAGCCTACAAAATGACAAAAAGAGATATAACTACATTACACAGTCCtacattgaaaatatatacaaaatccAGACATATTTAAACCTAAACCCAAAATCTACACAAACAAAAAATCCCGAAGAAGACTATATAACCCAGAAACTACAAGGATATAACAAACTTATTGCACAACCTAAGACCAATCCCAACCTAGTAAAAACGTGTTATAACTACGGACTACTAAATACAGCCTACACATATACCGGAGAAGAAATAGCCGGAATACCAGAACTACATAAagcatttttaacatataaaagaaTTACCAAAGGAAATTTATTCTATATAAAATGTTATACAGCACCAGCAGAGATACTATACGAAGAGATAAAATCACCAATACAGGTGGTAAAGATAGGATTAACCAGAGATATGATTATTCCAGAAGAGatagaaaaacaaaatgagATACCAAAAGTAGAAATACCTAACttttatgcaaataaaagaataattggtATAGCTACAATTATACAAGAGTTagcaaacaattatttaaatggCAATGCCATTTGGAGCTATTATGCAAGAGATCAGGTGATGATTTATGCAAACTCCaaagaattaagaaaatcaGATATGGATGAAGTTCAGAGATGGATTTTGTCATTGCTAAAACCAGaagaacaaccatctacaaGAGCTTTGAAGAAAGGATTTATTTCAGAAGAATTATTAGTAAGATATTGCAAACTTATCAGCAACAAATACCCAGATCATAAATGCTCCAAGTGCAACGGAGAAGATAATGTGATACCTACAGTTGATTTAGGATACCTACAGTTGATTTAG